Part of the Catalinimonas alkaloidigena genome is shown below.
AAATTACAATCAGGAAGACCCTTTGGCCAAAGAAATTCTGCTTCGTGACTGGAATTACATTCATCCCGATTTCAGAGGCCCCAACACCACCCCTCAGGCTTGTGGCAGCGAGCTGGTGATTTCTGACATTGAGGACGCAATACGTTTTGCCATTGAGCATACCAATGTCGACCGTAGTGAAGTACATGTCATTGGTGTATCGGGCGGAGGATATGCCACACTGCTGTCTTTTATGAAGCTAAACTATCCGGTAAAAAGTTTCCATGCCTGGGCATCCATTGCTGATTTGGAAGACTGGTACTGGGAAAGTAAAGGCCGGAATTTAAAATACGCCAAACACCTGGAACAGGTGACCACAAATCGTCATCAGTTTGATCCAGCAGAAGCCAGAAGAAGATCTCCTATGCACATGGATTATGATGCTGAGCTAAGAACAAATGCACAACTGAGGATTTATACAGGTATTCACGATGGCTATACAGGTTCGGTACCGGTTACACATTCCATCAATATATACAATAAGCTATTGGATGAAATGTACGGAGAAACTGTCTACCCTGATCAAAGCGTATCATATCAAACCATTGAAACACTGCTTACCAAACGGTTGATGCCAGTTCCTGACACCTCTTTGGCGCTGGGCAGCAGAAAGGTTCATCTGCTTAAAGAAACTCCCCGCCTTTCCCTTATGATTTTTGAGGGGGGGCATGAAATGATTACCCCCCAGGCCTTGTCATTATTACCCATAGAAGGAAATCAGATTAACAAAAAATTCAACATCCTGACCATAGGTGATTCTAATGGAGCAACGGAATCTGGCTGGCCAGAGCAGATGAAAAAGCTTTTACCCTATGCTAGGGTCATCAACACTTCTGTTTCGGGCAATACCATTGGCTTTGATAATCTGGGCCGTGAAAACCTCAACACATTGAAAAACATAGAGGCTTACCTTCAGCATGCTACCGACTCCCTGGCAGAAGAGAAGCTGGATTATATCATCCTAGGTCTAGGTACAAATGACACAAAAAAAGTGTTTGCTGATCGTCAGGATGAGGTAATTAAAAATATGGAAAGCTTAGTGCAAAAAATCAAAGCTTTTCCGGCTTTTAAAAATCACACACCCAATATCTTAATACTCACGCCTCCCCCCTATGGATGAATCAAAAATTAATCAGGATAAATATGGTGGTGGAAATCAGCGCATTCAAAATAACAACAAAAAGTTCATAAAGCTGGCTCGGAAGTACGACTGTACAATCGTGGATAGCTATGCTTTGCTGGAAGAGGATTTTTCAAATTTATCTACCGATGGCGTGCACCTGAATGAAAAAGCACAGTTTAGCGTAGCGAAGCAGCTAGTAAATCAACTCATGACTAGCACTCCGGCACCTTAACAGAAATATTGACTGCCAGACCGCCCTGAGAGGTTTCCTTGTATTTGTGGTTCATGTCCTGAGCGGTTTCCCACATTGTTTTGATGATATTATCCAGCGATACACAGGCATCAGCAGGATCGCTGTCCAGTGCCAGTCGTGAGGCGGTAATAGCTTTGATGGCTCCCATAGAATTACGCTCTATGCAAGGTATTTGCACCAATCCTCCCACCGGATCACAAGTCAAGCCCAGATGGTGCTCCATCGCGATTTCTGCTGCCATCAAGGCTTGTTCTACGCTACCTCCCAGGCATTCTGTGAGGGCTGCCGCAGCCATGGAGGACGACACCCCTATCTCCGCCTGGCAGCCGCCCATAGCCGCTGAGATAGTCGCATTTTTCTTGAACAGTGAACCAATTTCACCCGCTACCATCAAAAAGCTAAAAATGTCATCTTCCTGAACATTTTCTCCTGAGAAACAGATATAGTACATCAAAACCGCGGGAATCACTCCGGCAGCGCCATTGGTAGGCGCAGTAACAATACGTCGGAAGCTGGCATTCTCCTCATTGACTGCCATGGCAAAGCAGCCTATCCATTTGAGTATGGCATTGAAGTCATTGGGACGTCGTTTTACCTCTGCCAACCAGTCTTCTGCATTTTCAAACTTTATGCCACCTATTAACTTATGATGCATGCTGGCTGCTCTACGCTTAACATTTAAGCCTCCGCCAAGTACCCCTTCAGCATAACATCCATGATACATACTTTTGAGCATAACCTGCCAGATTTGGCGTAGTCCAGAACGTATCTCCTCCTCTGACCTCCAGGCAAGTTCATTGGCCCACACCATATCAGCAACCTTCATCTGCTGTGACCGGCAATGTTGTAAAAGTTCTTCTCCATTTTGTGAAGGGTAAGGCAATTGAACCGTTCCCTGAGGGTCAGCTTTTTCGTTCGCTTTTTTTACAAATCCACCCCCTACCGAATAATAGGTTTCTTCAAAAACTCGCTCAGTAGTATAAGCTTTAAATATCAGCCCATTGGCATGTTCAGCTAACCTTTCGCCTCCATGCATGATGATATGTTGAGATGGATCAAAAGGAATGATGTACTGATCAGCAAGATTGATTCTGTGTTCTCTATAGATCTGCTCTTTAATATCCAGAACATTTTGAATGGGAATATCCACAGGGTCCTGGCCGCTCAGGCCCAGCATCACGGCAAGATCAGTACCATGACCTTTTCCGGTAAGGGCGAGAGAAGCATACAGATGTACTTCTACTGCCTGTACTTCTTGCAGGTCAAGCTGCTGACGGAGTTCCTCTAGCCAACGTTGTGCTGCCCGCCAGGGGCCAAGCGTGTGTGAACTGGATGGACCAATTCCAAGCTTGAACATATCAAATACGCTGATCATTTCCATTATTATCCTTAACGCTAAATTTCCACTTTTCGCTTAGCGTATTGGTAATATAGTTCTTGTTTCTTGGTTCATTAGTGTTAAACAGATATTTCAAAGAGCGGTGAAGATATTCAATGGACTCACTCTTTTGTTCACAGAAAAATTATAACTACACAAACTCAGAATCATAACACTATAAAACCACTCCGTAGTGGCCAGGAACTTAGTACTATTTTTTCGGACGGAAAGGCTTGATCACTTCTTCATTACACTCCAGATAGGGACCTTCCAGTAAATCTATGCAATAAGGGATGGCAGGGAAAACCGCATCCAGGCACTGGCGAATTGCTTTGGGCTTGCCTGGTAAGTTAACGATCAAAGTCTGATTGCGAATGCCAGCAGTCTGGCGGGACAAAATAGCGGTTGGTACATATTGCAAGCTCACCTGACGCATAAGCTCCCCAAAGCCGGGCATCATCTTTTGGCACACTGCTTCTGTAGCTTCGGGGGTAACATCTCTTTTGGCCGGTCCGGTACCTCCCGAAGTGATGATCAGGCAACAGCCCTCTTCATCAGCCATACGCTTCATTGTAGCTTCCAGTTGATCCTGCTCATCAGGCATGACCGCATACACTTTTTCCCAGCTTGAAGTGAGGTAATCATTCAGTGTATCGACAATAGCTTTACCGGGAATGTCTTCATAAACTCCTTTACTGGCACGGTCTGAAACATTGATGATTCCTATTTTGATATTCATAGTTAGTTCTTGGTGTTATGGTATAGGGTACTGTTGTTAGAATTGATATGTTTTTGTACTTAAAAAACAGATTATGCTGAAAAATTTGTTTAAAATGAAAAACAAGCTGAGAATTGAAGTTAGCCAGCCCAATATCCAATCTCTAAAATCAAAAAAATTAAATCTCTTAATACATAACAAATATCTGCTGGTCAAAATCCATAGGATACATATACTCAGAAAGCTATATCACTTAAAATCATCTCGGCTGATCATTTGTTTTTGCAGTAATTCACGAATTACAATTTCTGTGAGTTCACTTTTGAAGGCAAACTCATAGCGAATATCCATCACATAAGCTTTAAGGCGCATTTTAAGATAAGACCTTCGCTCTTTTACCTCATTAAAGAATAGCACTGCTATGGGTTTATTCAAAAAGATATATTTAGAGGTTTGTGCAGCCTCGGTGGCAATCTTTCTTACCTGTGAAGTATCAATATCCAGCGGCAAATATATCTCAGCTACCACCTGACAGTTGAGTTCTCCGGCATTGCTGTTAGACACTGAACGGTTCATTAGCTCTCCATTAGGTATAGAAACTAATGAGTCATCCGGTGTTACGATCCTGGTAGAGCGCAAGCCGATTTCAACTACTTCACCATAGAATGAGTCAATCTCAATTTTATCGCCTACCTTAAAAGGCGTATCCAGCAAGATTACAATACCACCAAATATGTTCTTCAGGACGTCTTGCGAGGCGAAACCTACGGCTACACCCACCGAAGCAGTAAGCGCCAGTACAGCCTCTATCTTAGGTTGTATTACCCCAGTTATGATCACAAAAATAACGATGATCCAGCCTAATATTCTGACTACGGGAATCAGTCCTTTGATCGTGATACGGTAATTAGTACTCCTTTCTGAAAATAACTCCAGAACTCTGGTAAGAAACCGGATCACAAAATATCCCAGCGCGAATATGATAAAGCTCCAGAAAATTTTTCCTAATGAAATTTGCCGAAGAGCTTCTGGTGTGCTTTGCTCCTCTTCCTCTGTTACCGAAGTATCTATCAGCGGCCTCTGGCTATTTACAAGTGTATCAGCCTGAATAATGATACTGTTCGCCCGTATCTGCAACTGAGAGCCTGCACTATCCAATGAATTTACTACTGCCCCATTCTGCGTAGAGTCAGCCGCAACTTGTGCGGTTTGCGCTCCAGCAGAAACCAGGTGCTGAGGTACGGGCAACCTCATATTCACAGAGTCTCTCGGAACCAGTTGTAAAGGGCTTATCAGCAGGAGCAGCCATATCGTGATTAGCTGGAACATCAGTGCAGGAAGTTTTTGTCTTTTAACAAGTTCACGACCTGGCGATACAGCAATGGATTGATCGTAAAGACATCGTCTCTTTTAACAATAAACCCATCATCCATCAGTTGAATCAGCTCAAGATTATTATTACCTGGCTTTTTGATCATTTTTGTACCCATAGTCTGGTAATCTGTCAACTCTTTGTACTGTTCTTCGGAAAGCCCATCATGCTGTATCAGCAAATGAAGAGTAAGCACATGTTGTAAGGAAATAGATTTGACAAAGGAAAAATCATAGTCTTTCAGCGCGCCAATGTAGATGGTATCACCAGTTACCCTACGCGCTGACCTGAGCCAGAATAATTGCGAGATACTAAAATTACCGGCAGTTATCTTGTTCAAATCATTAAAATACTCTTTCTCGAGATATTGCTGCTGCTCTTCATCCGACATCTTCTCAAACTTCTTTCTTCCTATATCTTCCAGTGCAGGTTCGTACACCAAGGCATAGCCACTCACCCGGTGACGTTTCAGGATGACTTCCCGTAATTGTTGATTCTGAAAAGGCTGGAGTTCAACCAGATATTCAAAATAATCGGAGATACGAATTGATTTGTCCAGGTATTCCCAGGCGTAAACTGTACAGGTACAAAGCCAGAAAACCTTTTTATTGGTTTTGGAAATCAGTTCAAAGAGAATTTTAAGACAAGCAAAACCTCCTACCCTCCTCAGATAGAAATGCTCCAGGTTTTCAAACACAAAAATCAGGGGTTGAGACCGTTGCTCAAAATATTGTACGA
Proteins encoded:
- a CDS encoding SGNH/GDSL hydrolase family protein → MQRTSFVLILYLLLIIPAKAQDAQVKWDDTSSKTWPDAFSTVEIPSTTDSTIQKARFYASQQQSPQPLIVSLHTWSGNYNQEDPLAKEILLRDWNYIHPDFRGPNTTPQACGSELVISDIEDAIRFAIEHTNVDRSEVHVIGVSGGGYATLLSFMKLNYPVKSFHAWASIADLEDWYWESKGRNLKYAKHLEQVTTNRHQFDPAEARRRSPMHMDYDAELRTNAQLRIYTGIHDGYTGSVPVTHSINIYNKLLDEMYGETVYPDQSVSYQTIETLLTKRLMPVPDTSLALGSRKVHLLKETPRLSLMIFEGGHEMITPQALSLLPIEGNQINKKFNILTIGDSNGATESGWPEQMKKLLPYARVINTSVSGNTIGFDNLGRENLNTLKNIEAYLQHATDSLAEEKLDYIILGLGTNDTKKVFADRQDEVIKNMESLVQKIKAFPAFKNHTPNILILTPPPYG
- a CDS encoding L-serine ammonia-lyase, with product MEMISVFDMFKLGIGPSSSHTLGPWRAAQRWLEELRQQLDLQEVQAVEVHLYASLALTGKGHGTDLAVMLGLSGQDPVDIPIQNVLDIKEQIYREHRINLADQYIIPFDPSQHIIMHGGERLAEHANGLIFKAYTTERVFEETYYSVGGGFVKKANEKADPQGTVQLPYPSQNGEELLQHCRSQQMKVADMVWANELAWRSEEEIRSGLRQIWQVMLKSMYHGCYAEGVLGGGLNVKRRAASMHHKLIGGIKFENAEDWLAEVKRRPNDFNAILKWIGCFAMAVNEENASFRRIVTAPTNGAAGVIPAVLMYYICFSGENVQEDDIFSFLMVAGEIGSLFKKNATISAAMGGCQAEIGVSSSMAAAALTECLGGSVEQALMAAEIAMEHHLGLTCDPVGGLVQIPCIERNSMGAIKAITASRLALDSDPADACVSLDNIIKTMWETAQDMNHKYKETSQGGLAVNISVKVPEC
- the mog gene encoding molybdopterin adenylyltransferase, whose amino-acid sequence is MNIKIGIINVSDRASKGVYEDIPGKAIVDTLNDYLTSSWEKVYAVMPDEQDQLEATMKRMADEEGCCLIITSGGTGPAKRDVTPEATEAVCQKMMPGFGELMRQVSLQYVPTAILSRQTAGIRNQTLIVNLPGKPKAIRQCLDAVFPAIPYCIDLLEGPYLECNEEVIKPFRPKK
- a CDS encoding mechanosensitive ion channel family protein, which translates into the protein MFQLITIWLLLLISPLQLVPRDSVNMRLPVPQHLVSAGAQTAQVAADSTQNGAVVNSLDSAGSQLQIRANSIIIQADTLVNSQRPLIDTSVTEEEEQSTPEALRQISLGKIFWSFIIFALGYFVIRFLTRVLELFSERSTNYRITIKGLIPVVRILGWIIVIFVIITGVIQPKIEAVLALTASVGVAVGFASQDVLKNIFGGIVILLDTPFKVGDKIEIDSFYGEVVEIGLRSTRIVTPDDSLVSIPNGELMNRSVSNSNAGELNCQVVAEIYLPLDIDTSQVRKIATEAAQTSKYIFLNKPIAVLFFNEVKERRSYLKMRLKAYVMDIRYEFAFKSELTEIVIRELLQKQMISRDDFK